A portion of the Candidatus Tumulicola sp. genome contains these proteins:
- a CDS encoding alpha/beta fold hydrolase produces MPDVELLRVPAPENGVTVLRYEPRRARGVSIVAGHGYSSSKHNLDFLCAFLASHGFGVFSLDFPGHKLGASGGVLRGIDDCTAAMSAVVRFARDRGETTTYAMGHSMGGMTALFTTALDSEITGCVAIATGFGRPTSLNALRQAGATDFRSSYVDGVTLQELVAGIDRTYERLLPKLAGRPVLYVSADRDAMVSPSSVRELFERAPEPKTFVTIDSDHTYAGERSRAAVLQWLDRLHPRP; encoded by the coding sequence ATGCCCGACGTCGAACTGCTGCGCGTTCCGGCTCCCGAAAATGGCGTTACGGTGTTGCGGTACGAGCCGCGTCGGGCGCGCGGTGTGTCGATCGTTGCCGGACACGGCTATTCTTCGAGCAAGCACAATCTAGATTTTCTGTGTGCGTTTCTCGCCAGCCACGGCTTCGGCGTCTTCAGTTTGGATTTTCCCGGCCACAAGCTCGGCGCCAGCGGTGGTGTGTTGCGCGGAATCGACGACTGCACTGCGGCGATGTCGGCGGTCGTTCGATTCGCCCGCGATCGTGGCGAAACGACCACGTATGCGATGGGCCACAGCATGGGCGGAATGACCGCGCTGTTTACGACGGCGCTCGATTCAGAGATAACCGGATGCGTCGCAATCGCGACCGGTTTCGGCCGTCCGACGTCATTAAACGCGTTGCGCCAAGCCGGCGCGACCGACTTTCGCTCGAGCTACGTCGACGGCGTGACGCTGCAAGAGCTGGTCGCCGGCATCGATCGCACCTACGAACGGCTTCTGCCCAAGCTCGCCGGCCGTCCCGTGCTCTATGTATCGGCCGATCGCGATGCGATGGTCAGCCCGTCGAGCGTACGCGAACTCTTCGAACGAGCCCCCGAGCCGAAAACATTCGTAACCATCGATAGCGACCATACCTACGCGGGAGAGCGCTCGCGGGCCGCAGTGTTGCAGTGGTTGGATCGACTGCATCCCCGGCCGTGA
- a CDS encoding HesA/MoeB/ThiF family protein → MVGSTASPAVTIDAGAVRRYSRQLLVPEIGVAGQERLMASSVLTVGAGGLGSPALQVLAAAGVGRITVIDPDTVDETNLHRQTIYTTADVGRPKASTAAKRLRELNPRVDVYAIDEAFGERNGRRLVRDHDVVLDCTDRFTARYAVNDACVLEGRPDVSASIFRFEGTLSVFAAGGPCYRCLYPQPPAGAAGGCAEAGVVGSVAAILGAWQANEALKILARAGAPLYGRMLLFDGAAAGVREIRFERDPQCAVCGDHPEIHELRIADGGAPEVVEVEVRELDEALRSASLLDIREPHEAVLGSIDGAIAIPFSQLESRLNELDMRRAYVVACRIGVKSRWAAERLQAAGVQRVAHLRGGLLAYAAARHESERIV, encoded by the coding sequence GTGGTTGGATCGACTGCATCCCCGGCCGTGACGATCGACGCAGGGGCGGTTCGCCGATATAGCCGGCAACTGTTGGTTCCGGAAATCGGTGTCGCGGGTCAAGAGCGGTTGATGGCGTCGTCGGTGTTGACGGTCGGTGCCGGCGGATTAGGATCGCCGGCATTGCAAGTATTGGCGGCTGCCGGAGTCGGACGCATCACCGTGATCGATCCCGACACCGTCGACGAAACCAATCTCCATCGTCAAACGATTTACACGACTGCCGACGTGGGTCGCCCGAAAGCATCGACCGCGGCAAAACGTCTCCGCGAGCTTAACCCCCGAGTCGACGTGTATGCGATCGACGAAGCGTTCGGCGAACGTAACGGACGACGTTTGGTTCGCGACCACGACGTGGTGCTGGATTGCACCGATCGCTTCACGGCGCGGTACGCAGTCAACGATGCGTGCGTGCTCGAGGGCCGTCCCGACGTATCGGCATCGATCTTTCGTTTCGAGGGAACCTTGTCGGTGTTTGCGGCTGGCGGCCCGTGTTACCGATGCCTCTATCCGCAACCGCCCGCCGGAGCCGCTGGTGGATGTGCGGAAGCCGGTGTCGTCGGTTCGGTTGCAGCCATCCTGGGCGCGTGGCAGGCGAACGAAGCGTTGAAAATCCTCGCGCGCGCGGGAGCGCCGTTGTACGGCCGAATGCTCCTCTTCGATGGCGCCGCGGCCGGCGTGCGAGAGATCCGTTTCGAGCGCGACCCGCAATGCGCCGTGTGCGGAGACCATCCGGAGATTCACGAATTACGCATCGCCGACGGCGGCGCACCCGAAGTCGTCGAGGTCGAAGTACGCGAGCTGGACGAAGCGTTACGTTCGGCGTCGTTACTCGATATTCGCGAGCCGCACGAGGCCGTTTTGGGAAGCATCGACGGTGCGATTGCGATTCCGTTTTCGCAGCTCGAGTCGAGATTGAACGAGCTCGACATGCGTCGCGCGTACGTCGTCGCGTGTCGCATCGGGGTGAAATCGCGATGGGCCGCCGAGCGATTACAAGCCGCAGGCGTGCAACGGGTCGCGCATCTGCGCGGCGGGTTGCTGGCGTACGCGGCGGCGCGGCACGAATCGGAGCGTATCGTATGA
- a CDS encoding TlpA disulfide reductase family protein — translation MKRAWDVLAVLAIGFVLWKLFIVPRSFSAPGSEPAPHAVFSRLDGGTFHITSQRGHVVFLDFFATWCGPCRVELPLVRAWAKANPAVTVVPVDVGEPRGVALDFAQRNGLSNVALDPHADARGIFAVQGFPTVVVVDPVGDIRARWEGLNPAIGLAMTNAVKQLGPR, via the coding sequence GTGAAGCGCGCGTGGGACGTCCTCGCCGTATTGGCGATCGGATTCGTCCTGTGGAAGCTCTTCATCGTTCCACGATCGTTTAGCGCGCCGGGTTCCGAGCCGGCGCCGCACGCCGTCTTCAGCCGGCTCGACGGCGGCACGTTCCACATAACATCGCAGCGCGGACACGTAGTCTTTCTCGACTTTTTTGCAACGTGGTGCGGACCGTGCCGCGTCGAGTTGCCGCTGGTGCGGGCCTGGGCAAAAGCCAACCCAGCGGTCACCGTTGTCCCGGTCGATGTCGGCGAGCCGCGCGGCGTCGCGCTGGACTTCGCGCAGCGCAACGGGCTATCGAATGTTGCGCTCGACCCACACGCCGACGCTCGCGGTATCTTTGCGGTTCAAGGTTTTCCGACGGTGGTCGTGGTGGATCCCGTGGGTGATATTCGCGCGAGGTGGGAGGGACTGAATCCGGCGATCGGTCTCGCGATGACCAACGCCGTCAAACAGTTAGGGCCGCGTTAG
- a CDS encoding aldo/keto reductase → MTDKPFGTSGVRVATIGQGTWDVPERGAASKEATRAIRRGIDLGMTHIDTAEMYGSGRVEEFLGTALEGVERARLFVTTKVLPSNASYRGTLDAADRSLRRLRMDYVDLYLLHWPAEDPLEETMRAMARLVVDGKARFVGVSNFDVPEMLQAASYLDGIPLACNQVLYHLRERTVERRVIPAALERGIAIVGYTPFGRGSFPHSNVLDRVATKRAATVRQVILAFLTRFENTFAIPKASQVAHVEENAGAADLRLDDDDIAAIDAAFPAGDARRLPTL, encoded by the coding sequence ATGACGGACAAGCCGTTTGGAACATCGGGCGTTCGCGTGGCGACGATCGGGCAGGGCACGTGGGATGTTCCCGAACGGGGCGCGGCGTCGAAGGAAGCGACGCGCGCGATTCGTCGCGGCATCGATCTCGGAATGACGCACATCGACACCGCAGAAATGTACGGTTCCGGTCGCGTCGAGGAATTTCTCGGCACGGCGCTGGAGGGCGTGGAACGTGCGCGTTTGTTCGTTACGACCAAAGTGCTGCCGTCCAACGCATCCTACCGTGGAACCCTCGACGCCGCCGATCGAAGCCTGCGCCGGTTGCGAATGGACTACGTCGACTTATACTTACTGCACTGGCCGGCCGAGGATCCGCTCGAGGAAACGATGCGTGCCATGGCGCGTTTAGTCGTCGATGGGAAAGCCCGGTTCGTCGGCGTCAGTAATTTCGACGTGCCGGAAATGTTGCAAGCGGCGTCCTATCTCGACGGTATTCCGCTCGCGTGCAATCAAGTGCTGTATCATCTGCGCGAGCGCACGGTCGAACGCCGCGTCATTCCGGCTGCACTCGAACGCGGCATCGCGATCGTCGGGTACACGCCGTTCGGACGTGGGAGCTTCCCGCATTCGAACGTCCTCGACCGTGTTGCCACCAAACGCGCGGCGACCGTTCGCCAGGTCATACTGGCCTTCCTCACTCGGTTCGAAAACACGTTCGCGATACCGAAAGCATCGCAGGTCGCGCACGTCGAGGAAAATGCCGGCGCCGCCGACCTACGGCTAGACGATGACGACATCGCCGCGATCGACGCAGCGTTTCCGGCGGGTGACGCTCGCCGGCTTCCAACGCTGTGA
- a CDS encoding 3-hydroxybutyryl-CoA dehydrogenase produces the protein MSEIRTVGVCGAGLMGNGIAQTCATAGFDVVLLEVSPKALERGSAAIAKSLDRFVDKGTLSREDRDAVAARITATGDVADLKSCDLVIEAIVENVDIKTTLFRQLDDLLAPHAIICTNTSSLCVVELAAKTKRPDRVAGLHFFNPVPLMKLVEVVKTIATSQETIDALFDFSHRLKKEPILAQDTPGFVVNRLLVPYLLYAIRLLEDGLASKEDIDKGMKLGCGYPMGPLELLDFVGLDTTYYIAEIMFDEFKDPMMAAPPLLKRMVLAGRLGRKSGSGFYDYA, from the coding sequence GTGTCCGAAATCCGAACCGTCGGCGTCTGCGGCGCCGGTCTGATGGGTAACGGCATCGCGCAAACATGTGCGACCGCCGGCTTCGACGTCGTCCTGCTGGAGGTTTCGCCGAAAGCCCTCGAACGCGGCTCGGCAGCCATCGCCAAGTCGCTCGACCGTTTTGTTGACAAGGGTACGCTTTCTCGAGAGGATCGCGACGCGGTCGCGGCTCGTATTACCGCGACCGGTGACGTCGCCGATCTGAAATCGTGCGACCTCGTCATCGAAGCAATCGTCGAAAACGTCGACATCAAAACGACGCTCTTCCGGCAGTTGGACGACCTGCTCGCACCCCATGCGATCATCTGCACCAACACGTCGAGCTTGTGCGTCGTCGAGTTGGCAGCGAAAACCAAACGCCCCGATCGCGTCGCGGGCCTGCACTTCTTCAATCCAGTGCCGTTGATGAAACTCGTAGAAGTCGTCAAGACGATCGCAACGTCGCAAGAAACGATCGACGCACTGTTCGATTTCTCGCATCGTCTCAAGAAAGAGCCGATTCTCGCACAAGACACGCCCGGGTTCGTCGTCAATCGTCTGCTCGTGCCGTATCTGCTGTATGCCATCCGCCTGCTCGAAGACGGTCTAGCGTCGAAAGAAGACATCGACAAAGGCATGAAGCTCGGCTGCGGTTATCCGATGGGTCCGCTCGAACTGCTCGACTTCGTAGGATTGGATACCACGTACTACATCGCCGAAATAATGTTCGACGAGTTCAAGGATCCGATGATGGCCGCGCCGCCGTTGCTCAAGCGCATGGTGCTCGCCGGACGCCTGGGTCGAAAGAGCGGTTCGGGGTTCTACGATTATGCCTGA
- the phoU gene encoding phosphate signaling complex protein PhoU — MRIAYHEALEGTRLDVVRLGALVGDAIRLAVDALNSRDAAAGARVVAGDDIIDELRRRIEAHCIELIWRQQPVAGELREIAAMLEIATDLERVGDYGVDIAKNAIKLSDQAMRPQRVEIDRIAGVAHAMLVDAMRAYTERNAKLASDVIDRDDQVDKLYKRSIKLLQEEMRADPDIIRPGTRYLFVLAELERVGDRAGNIAWHTKDMIGAE, encoded by the coding sequence GTGCGAATTGCCTATCACGAGGCGCTAGAAGGAACCCGGCTCGACGTCGTGCGCTTAGGCGCGCTGGTCGGGGACGCGATTCGTTTGGCGGTCGATGCGCTCAATAGCCGCGACGCGGCCGCCGGAGCGCGCGTCGTCGCGGGCGATGATATTATCGACGAGCTGCGCCGCCGCATCGAAGCCCATTGCATCGAATTGATCTGGCGCCAGCAGCCGGTCGCCGGCGAGTTGCGCGAGATCGCGGCGATGCTCGAGATCGCGACGGATCTCGAGCGCGTGGGCGACTACGGCGTCGATATCGCAAAAAACGCGATCAAACTTTCCGACCAGGCCATGCGTCCGCAACGAGTCGAGATCGACCGTATCGCCGGCGTCGCGCACGCGATGTTGGTCGACGCGATGCGCGCGTACACCGAGCGTAATGCGAAACTCGCCAGCGACGTCATCGATCGCGACGATCAAGTCGATAAGTTATATAAACGCAGTATCAAGTTGCTGCAGGAAGAAATGCGGGCCGATCCCGACATCATTCGCCCGGGAACGCGCTATCTGTTCGTTCTAGCCGAACTCGAACGAGTCGGCGATCGAGCCGGCAACATCGCCTGGCACACGAAGGACATGATCGGGGCCGAGTGA
- the queG gene encoding tRNA epoxyqueuosine(34) reductase QueG, with protein sequence MNDERFALKRIAVDAARAAGAGAVRVTSATPDLGARRHMRESFARGDLETWGYDDAYAERASDPSTIADGARSVICCAFAYASSPPRGRDSLSGRVSNYAWSSDYHSRVRTALQRIAGALDVACGRPVATLACDTRPLSERAFAARAGLGWIGKHTNLIAPKLGSYVFLGEVFSTVEIEPDAPLKTSCGECSRCVAACPTGALRGDYTIDARRCISDLTQRTDAIPRDLRPLVGQWVWGCDTCQEVCPPTRLAGDAGDSNALPLDPRAAEPSLLEMLELRSGAFKRRYRATAMGWRGAAVLRRNAAVALGNSLDRAAIPALARALEGDPHPLVRGHAAWALGRIGAPAGMDALRRRRSVETDIEVCEEIDDALRARAPSVRSAS encoded by the coding sequence GTGAACGACGAACGCTTCGCGCTCAAGCGCATAGCGGTCGATGCGGCGCGCGCTGCGGGGGCCGGCGCGGTCCGCGTCACGTCCGCCACGCCGGACCTTGGCGCGCGACGACACATGCGTGAGTCGTTTGCTCGCGGCGATTTGGAAACGTGGGGCTACGACGACGCCTATGCCGAGCGGGCATCGGACCCGTCGACCATCGCAGACGGCGCGCGCAGCGTAATTTGCTGCGCGTTTGCGTACGCGTCATCGCCGCCACGCGGCCGCGATTCGTTGTCCGGGCGCGTTTCGAACTATGCGTGGTCGAGCGACTATCACTCGCGCGTTCGAACCGCTCTGCAACGTATCGCCGGCGCGCTCGACGTGGCGTGCGGCAGACCGGTCGCGACCTTAGCCTGCGATACGCGTCCGCTGAGCGAACGCGCCTTCGCCGCGCGCGCCGGACTCGGATGGATCGGCAAGCATACCAACTTGATCGCTCCCAAGCTCGGCTCGTACGTCTTTTTGGGCGAAGTGTTTTCGACGGTTGAAATCGAGCCCGACGCGCCGCTGAAAACGTCGTGCGGGGAGTGTTCTCGCTGCGTCGCAGCCTGCCCGACGGGCGCCTTACGGGGCGACTACACGATCGACGCGCGGCGTTGCATCTCGGATTTGACACAACGTACCGACGCGATACCGCGCGACCTGCGACCGCTCGTCGGGCAGTGGGTGTGGGGCTGCGACACGTGTCAGGAAGTTTGTCCGCCAACGCGTTTGGCCGGCGACGCCGGTGATTCCAACGCGTTGCCGCTCGACCCACGCGCGGCCGAACCGTCGCTGTTGGAGATGCTGGAACTACGATCGGGCGCATTCAAGCGCCGGTATCGAGCGACTGCGATGGGTTGGCGAGGCGCCGCCGTGTTGCGGCGCAATGCCGCGGTGGCGCTCGGCAACAGCCTCGACCGGGCCGCCATTCCGGCGCTCGCTCGAGCGCTCGAGGGCGATCCCCATCCGTTGGTCCGCGGCCACGCAGCGTGGGCGCTTGGCCGGATCGGGGCGCCGGCCGGCATGGACGCGTTACGCAGGCGCCGCTCAGTGGAAACTGATATCGAAGTATGTGAAGAAATAGACGACGCGTTGCGGGCTCGCGCCCCATCCGTAAGGAGTGCCTCTTGA
- a CDS encoding HAD hydrolase family protein, whose translation MYSIDLIALDLDGTLVDYDGNVSPGNRRAVRDALNAGIRVALVTGRGADLPARLVRELRLNVPSICAHGALTKDFLSGRTIGHIPVPLQHAVTLLEYAERRGLDAAVYSEERFLRAHGAPLHMEDMRLPHWHAVASLREAVSTPPTFLRFFGSEAVAEIRSTFAHLPLHFKHEVFGDLEECAVTSVDATKEIALARLCADLHVAPERVLAIGDSRNDLPMLRWAGIGVAMGNALPEIRREVGRVTGDCSDDGAAQAIRRYALHDVPNALSA comes from the coding sequence ATGTATTCGATCGACCTGATCGCGCTCGACCTCGATGGAACGCTGGTCGATTACGACGGTAACGTTTCGCCTGGGAATCGGCGGGCCGTTCGAGATGCCTTGAACGCCGGGATTCGCGTCGCGCTTGTCACCGGCCGCGGGGCCGATTTACCGGCGCGGCTGGTGCGCGAACTCCGGCTAAACGTTCCGTCGATCTGCGCGCACGGGGCCCTAACCAAAGACTTTTTATCGGGCCGTACGATCGGTCACATCCCCGTGCCGCTACAGCACGCCGTCACGTTGCTCGAATATGCGGAGCGCCGCGGCTTGGATGCGGCCGTGTATTCGGAAGAGCGCTTCTTGCGAGCGCACGGTGCGCCGCTGCACATGGAAGATATGCGGCTTCCGCATTGGCACGCCGTCGCTTCTCTGCGCGAAGCCGTCAGCACGCCGCCGACGTTCTTGCGCTTCTTCGGGAGCGAGGCGGTCGCAGAGATCCGCTCGACGTTCGCACACCTGCCGTTGCATTTCAAACACGAAGTGTTCGGCGATCTCGAAGAGTGCGCCGTCACGAGCGTCGACGCAACCAAGGAAATCGCGCTCGCACGATTGTGCGCCGACCTGCACGTTGCACCCGAACGCGTTCTCGCAATCGGCGATTCGCGCAACGACCTGCCGATGTTGCGTTGGGCCGGCATCGGCGTCGCGATGGGGAACGCGTTGCCGGAGATCCGGCGCGAAGTCGGCCGTGTCACCGGCGATTGTAGCGACGACGGAGCGGCCCAGGCCATCCGCCGGTACGCCTTGCACGACGTTCCAAACGCATTGAGCGCATGA
- a CDS encoding aminotransferase class V-fold PLP-dependent enzyme yields MNPPLPRSEFAVTERLVYLNHAAVGVLPASTVAAIDALTRAHATKGVLGTYPYDEDTARYREVVAAFVGARASEIAFVASTSAGAAVLAQSLGLGDGDEILLTDDEFPSNVIPWLALRDRGVSVRLLPGGTEPLTPDRLRREIGSNTKLVAVSWVSYADGYRRDIASLAEVAHAAGALLCVDAIQGLGALSIDVEATGVDALFSGAGKWLLGLHGAGLLYVRSELLARMRPGVPGWRSQSDIWDFHNYDQAFASDARRLETGTPNLAGNLALATSVGLLAGCDSGSIERWVVDLTDRLCDGLLRLGARLATRREPAVKSGIVTFDVPGFDSMALGRTLAREGIVTTYRDTGIRMSPHGYNVPDDIDAALGAIGAVTAALKVR; encoded by the coding sequence GTGAACCCGCCGCTCCCGCGTAGCGAATTCGCCGTTACGGAACGGCTCGTATACCTGAATCATGCAGCCGTCGGCGTACTACCCGCGTCGACCGTTGCCGCTATCGACGCGTTGACGCGGGCGCACGCAACGAAGGGCGTGCTGGGGACATATCCATACGACGAAGACACTGCCCGCTATCGCGAGGTCGTCGCGGCGTTCGTTGGAGCGCGCGCCTCCGAAATTGCGTTCGTTGCGAGTACGAGCGCTGGAGCGGCGGTTTTGGCGCAATCGCTCGGCCTGGGCGACGGCGACGAAATTCTGTTGACGGACGACGAGTTTCCGTCCAACGTTATACCGTGGCTGGCGTTGCGCGATCGCGGCGTGTCGGTTCGGCTTCTGCCCGGCGGAACCGAGCCGTTGACGCCCGACCGGTTGCGTCGTGAGATCGGCTCGAACACCAAGCTCGTGGCGGTATCCTGGGTCTCGTACGCGGACGGTTACCGGCGCGACATCGCATCGTTAGCCGAGGTCGCGCACGCCGCCGGCGCGCTCTTGTGCGTCGACGCGATTCAGGGACTCGGCGCGCTGTCGATCGACGTTGAAGCCACCGGCGTCGACGCGTTGTTTTCGGGAGCCGGAAAGTGGCTACTCGGTTTGCACGGCGCCGGCCTCTTGTACGTTCGCTCCGAACTACTGGCGCGAATGCGTCCGGGCGTTCCGGGTTGGCGATCGCAAAGCGATATATGGGATTTTCACAACTACGACCAGGCATTTGCATCGGACGCCCGCCGGCTCGAGACCGGGACGCCGAATTTAGCCGGTAATCTTGCGCTCGCCACGTCTGTGGGACTGCTCGCGGGTTGCGATTCCGGGTCGATCGAGCGGTGGGTGGTAGATCTGACCGATCGTTTGTGTGATGGTCTGCTTCGTTTGGGCGCGCGTCTGGCGACGCGGCGCGAGCCGGCGGTCAAATCGGGCATCGTCACGTTCGACGTTCCCGGCTTCGATAGTATGGCGCTCGGCAGAACGCTGGCTCGCGAGGGAATCGTTACCACGTACCGCGACACTGGAATTCGAATGTCGCCGCACGGCTACAACGTCCCCGATGACATCGACGCCGCGCTCGGCGCGATCGGGGCGGTAACTGCGGCCTTGAAAGTTCGCTAA
- a CDS encoding MoaD/ThiS family protein, whose amino-acid sequence MTVRVVGFARARELLGDRGQVSVADGASIADAWAQLVTAIPELSELSASVRFAVDGALTRPEYGLCDGQELAILPPVGGG is encoded by the coding sequence ATGACCGTTCGCGTCGTGGGGTTTGCGCGAGCGCGCGAATTGCTCGGGGACCGCGGCCAGGTATCCGTGGCCGACGGCGCTTCCATCGCCGATGCGTGGGCGCAGCTCGTTACCGCAATTCCCGAACTCTCCGAATTGAGCGCGTCGGTGCGCTTTGCAGTGGATGGCGCGTTGACCCGCCCTGAGTACGGTTTATGTGATGGACAAGAACTCGCGATCTTACCGCCGGTAGGCGGCGGATGA
- a CDS encoding enoyl-CoA hydratase-related protein: MPERTYADITVAIEGPIAIVTLNRPEVLNALRSQLLEELAHALDRLDRDDSIRAIVLTGGDGKAFAAGADIGELNALANAGEGTGQARKGQALTRAIERMRTPVIAAVNGYALGGGCELAMACDIMLASSNAKFGQPEVNLGLIPGYGGSQRTTRLIGKGMAMYLCLTGETIDAAEALRIGLVQRVVEPDALAGEARRVATAIASKAPLAIAACKRAINAGAHLSIDDALELEALEFGLLVNTEDIAEGTGAFLAKRKPQWKGR; the protein is encoded by the coding sequence ATGCCTGAGCGAACGTACGCCGACATTACCGTTGCAATCGAGGGGCCGATCGCAATCGTTACGTTAAACCGTCCCGAAGTGCTCAACGCGCTGCGTTCGCAACTGCTCGAGGAGTTGGCGCACGCGCTCGATCGTCTCGACCGCGACGACAGTATCCGCGCGATCGTGCTCACAGGCGGGGACGGGAAAGCGTTTGCGGCGGGCGCAGATATCGGCGAGCTCAACGCATTGGCAAATGCCGGTGAAGGCACCGGTCAGGCGCGCAAAGGTCAAGCGCTCACGCGCGCCATCGAGCGAATGCGTACTCCGGTCATCGCAGCCGTCAACGGTTACGCGCTCGGCGGCGGATGTGAGTTGGCGATGGCGTGCGACATCATGCTCGCATCGTCAAACGCAAAGTTCGGCCAGCCCGAAGTGAATCTCGGGCTGATTCCCGGCTACGGCGGATCGCAACGCACCACGCGTCTCATCGGTAAGGGCATGGCGATGTACCTCTGCCTCACCGGCGAAACGATCGATGCAGCCGAAGCGCTGCGCATCGGACTGGTACAGCGGGTCGTCGAGCCGGACGCGCTGGCCGGTGAAGCGCGGCGCGTAGCTACTGCAATCGCATCGAAGGCGCCCCTGGCGATCGCGGCGTGTAAACGAGCCATCAACGCCGGCGCGCATCTTTCCATCGACGATGCGTTAGAGTTGGAAGCGCTGGAGTTCGGATTGCTCGTTAATACCGAAGACATCGCCGAAGGCACCGGTGCGTTTCTCGCAAAGCGCAAACCGCAGTGGAAGGGGCGCTAA
- a CDS encoding molybdenum cofactor biosynthesis protein MoaE, whose amino-acid sequence MSIDSAAIEPRAVEDRVRAPGFGGVVTFVGIVRDTEDGRAVAALEYEAYESLALSEFDSIAIEVTARFGNVRLAIAHRVGRVAAGEIAVTVCAASVHRKAAFAACEFAIDAVKARAAIWKREMYADGRALWKANG is encoded by the coding sequence ATGAGCATCGATAGCGCCGCAATCGAGCCGCGCGCCGTTGAGGACCGGGTCCGAGCGCCGGGCTTTGGCGGCGTCGTGACGTTCGTGGGCATCGTTCGCGACACCGAAGATGGCCGTGCGGTTGCTGCGTTGGAGTACGAAGCGTACGAATCGCTGGCGCTCTCTGAGTTCGATTCCATCGCCATCGAAGTTACGGCCCGGTTCGGTAACGTGCGTTTGGCGATTGCGCACCGTGTCGGACGCGTAGCAGCGGGCGAAATTGCGGTCACCGTTTGCGCCGCATCCGTGCATAGAAAGGCCGCTTTTGCGGCGTGCGAATTCGCCATCGATGCGGTCAAAGCGCGAGCGGCTATTTGGAAGCGCGAGATGTACGCCGACGGCCGTGCGCTCTGGAAGGCCAACGGCTAA
- a CDS encoding acetyl-CoA C-acetyltransferase, with protein sequence MTTPMQDNDIVIIAGARTPFGNFGGALAELTATDLAVAAARAAIERSGVPPESIDDVVFGNVIQTSSDAIYLARHAGLRAGIPVGVPALTLNRLCGSGLQAIVSAAQSLALGSSTYALAGGAENMSQAPHVVRGTRKGFALGRDVAFEDSLWTALTDSYGNIPMAITAENLAKQYGITREESDEFALTSQGRALEAQSDGYFAEEIVPVEVPGSRGTVTVVDRDEGPRSGLTMEKLGKLPARFVRDGVVTPGNASGITDGAAAVVLTTARQARKDGIEWMGRLAGAGVVGVDPSIMGIGPAFSIPRALQRADVALNDVAVIEINEAFAPQVLACLREMGIPGDARLNPHGGAISLGHPLGASGARIALTTLHELRRRGGGYGVASACIGGGQGIAAVFEVA encoded by the coding sequence ATGACTACCCCTATGCAAGACAACGATATCGTTATTATTGCCGGTGCGCGTACGCCGTTCGGCAACTTCGGAGGCGCGCTCGCCGAGCTGACCGCTACCGACCTGGCCGTCGCCGCCGCGCGAGCGGCGATCGAGCGCAGCGGGGTTCCGCCTGAAAGCATCGACGACGTCGTATTCGGCAACGTCATTCAGACGAGTTCCGACGCAATTTATCTGGCTCGCCATGCCGGTTTGCGAGCCGGCATTCCGGTCGGCGTTCCCGCCCTAACGCTGAATCGGCTGTGCGGCTCGGGTTTGCAAGCCATCGTATCGGCTGCCCAGTCCCTCGCGCTCGGTTCGTCGACGTATGCCTTGGCCGGCGGCGCCGAAAATATGAGCCAGGCGCCCCACGTAGTACGGGGTACCCGCAAAGGCTTTGCCCTCGGACGGGACGTCGCGTTCGAAGACTCGCTCTGGACCGCTCTCACCGATTCGTATGGCAACATTCCAATGGCGATTACGGCCGAAAACCTTGCCAAGCAGTATGGAATTACGCGGGAAGAATCCGATGAGTTTGCGTTGACCAGCCAAGGACGGGCTCTGGAAGCCCAAAGCGATGGCTACTTTGCCGAGGAAATCGTCCCGGTCGAAGTTCCGGGTTCGCGGGGGACCGTGACCGTCGTGGATCGCGATGAAGGGCCGCGCTCGGGCTTGACGATGGAGAAGTTGGGCAAACTGCCGGCACGCTTCGTGCGCGACGGCGTCGTGACGCCCGGGAACGCCAGCGGCATCACCGACGGAGCCGCGGCCGTCGTTCTAACGACCGCTCGACAGGCGCGTAAGGACGGTATCGAGTGGATGGGCCGGCTGGCGGGCGCAGGCGTGGTCGGAGTCGATCCGTCGATCATGGGCATCGGTCCCGCCTTCTCGATTCCGCGGGCACTGCAGCGTGCGGACGTGGCACTGAACGACGTGGCGGTGATCGAAATCAACGAAGCGTTCGCGCCGCAAGTGTTGGCGTGTCTTCGCGAGATGGGCATTCCCGGCGACGCGCGCTTGAATCCCCACGGTGGCGCGATCTCGCTGGGACATCCGTTGGGAGCGTCCGGTGCGCGTATCGCGCTAACGACGCTGCACGAACTGCGCCGCCGCGGCGGCGGTTACGGTGTTGCGTCGGCATGTATCGGCGGCGGACAAGGCATAGCAGCGGTCTTCGAGGTGGCGTGA